From Solea senegalensis isolate Sse05_10M linkage group LG7, IFAPA_SoseM_1, whole genome shotgun sequence, a single genomic window includes:
- the slc35c1 gene encoding GDP-fucose transporter 1 isoform X1: protein MLHIFTPSFLCFSLIMNRTHMKRFNILKMALSGLGSTAQGGHEETFLYRSVRIAAVVALYWFISITMVFLNNYLLDNKELEAPLFITFFQCMVSVGLCCLMQLLSTFCPWLIDFPAVSFDLKTSREVLPLSVVFTCMITFNNLCLKHVGVAFYTVGRSLTTVFNVLFTYIILKQTTSLRSVLCCGVILGGFWLGVDQEGVAGSLSWIGVFFGVLASACVSLNAIYTKKVMPAVDGNIWKLSYYNNINACVLFLPLMLVFGEFSHLVSFNRLTDLRFWGVMTVGGVFGFAIGYVTGLQIKFTSPLSHNVSGTAKACAQTVIAVVYYASSKSMLWWTSNMMVLGGSSAYTWVRSLEMKDTPRKEPQDSDKEKLLPGEKESAGV from the exons ATGCTGCATATATTTACACCcagctttctttgtttctctctcatcATGAACAGGACACACATGAAGCGGTTTAACATCTTGAAAATGGCCCTGTCAGGCTTGGGTTCGACAGCCCAGGGGGGGCACGAAGAGACGTTCCTTTACCGATCGGTCAGGATAGCAGCCGTGGTTGCACTCTACTGGTTTATTTCTATAACAATGGTGTTCCTTAACAACTATCTGCTAGACAACAAAGAGTTGGAGGCGCCGTTGTTTATCACGTTTTTCCAGTGCATGGTGTCGGTTGGCCTGTGCTGCCTCATGCAACTGCTATCCACTTTTTGCCCGTGGCTCATCGACTTCCCGGCGGTCAGCTTCGACTTAAAGACGTCCCGGGAGGTACTTCCTCTGTCCGTGGTCTTCACCTGCATGATCACCTTCAACAACCTGTGTCTGAAACACGTTGGAGTGGCATTTTACACGGTCGGCCGGTCCCTCACCACAGTGTTCAATGTGTTATTCACGTATATCATCCTGAAACAAACCACATCTCTCCGATCCGTCCTGTGCTGCGGGGTCATATTGG GTGGTTTCTGGCTTGGTGTAGATCAGGAAGGTGTGGCGGGGTCCCTTTCCTGGATTGGTGTCTTTTTTGGTGTCCTTGCCAGTGCTTGTGTTTCTCTCAATGCCATTTACACCAAGAAGGTGATGCcagcagtggatggaaacaTCTGGAAGCTGTCCTATTATAACAACATCAATGCCTGTGTCCTCTTCCTGCCACTCATGCTTGTGTTCGGAGAGTTTAGTCATCTCGTCAGCTTTAACCGCCTCACAGACTTGAGGTTCTGGGGTGTAATGACAGTCGGAGGAGTGTTTGGTTTCGCCATCGGCTATGTGACCGGTCTTCAGATCAAGTTCACCAGTCCGCTCTCACACAATGTCTCAGGGACAGCAAAAGCCTGTGCACAGACTGTTATTGCAGTGGTGTACTACGCTTCAAGTAAAAGCATGCTGTGGTGGACCAGTAACATGATGGTTCTCGGTGGCTCATCAGCCTACACTTGGGTCAGAAGTCTTGAAATGAAGGACACTCCCCGTAAAGAACCCCAGGACTCTGACAAGGAAAAACTGCTTCCAGGGGAGAAGGAGAGTGCAGGAGTGTAA
- the slc35c1 gene encoding GDP-fucose transporter 1 isoform X2 has protein sequence MKRFNILKMALSGLGSTAQGGHEETFLYRSVRIAAVVALYWFISITMVFLNNYLLDNKELEAPLFITFFQCMVSVGLCCLMQLLSTFCPWLIDFPAVSFDLKTSREVLPLSVVFTCMITFNNLCLKHVGVAFYTVGRSLTTVFNVLFTYIILKQTTSLRSVLCCGVILGGFWLGVDQEGVAGSLSWIGVFFGVLASACVSLNAIYTKKVMPAVDGNIWKLSYYNNINACVLFLPLMLVFGEFSHLVSFNRLTDLRFWGVMTVGGVFGFAIGYVTGLQIKFTSPLSHNVSGTAKACAQTVIAVVYYASSKSMLWWTSNMMVLGGSSAYTWVRSLEMKDTPRKEPQDSDKEKLLPGEKESAGV, from the exons ATGAAGCGGTTTAACATCTTGAAAATGGCCCTGTCAGGCTTGGGTTCGACAGCCCAGGGGGGGCACGAAGAGACGTTCCTTTACCGATCGGTCAGGATAGCAGCCGTGGTTGCACTCTACTGGTTTATTTCTATAACAATGGTGTTCCTTAACAACTATCTGCTAGACAACAAAGAGTTGGAGGCGCCGTTGTTTATCACGTTTTTCCAGTGCATGGTGTCGGTTGGCCTGTGCTGCCTCATGCAACTGCTATCCACTTTTTGCCCGTGGCTCATCGACTTCCCGGCGGTCAGCTTCGACTTAAAGACGTCCCGGGAGGTACTTCCTCTGTCCGTGGTCTTCACCTGCATGATCACCTTCAACAACCTGTGTCTGAAACACGTTGGAGTGGCATTTTACACGGTCGGCCGGTCCCTCACCACAGTGTTCAATGTGTTATTCACGTATATCATCCTGAAACAAACCACATCTCTCCGATCCGTCCTGTGCTGCGGGGTCATATTGG GTGGTTTCTGGCTTGGTGTAGATCAGGAAGGTGTGGCGGGGTCCCTTTCCTGGATTGGTGTCTTTTTTGGTGTCCTTGCCAGTGCTTGTGTTTCTCTCAATGCCATTTACACCAAGAAGGTGATGCcagcagtggatggaaacaTCTGGAAGCTGTCCTATTATAACAACATCAATGCCTGTGTCCTCTTCCTGCCACTCATGCTTGTGTTCGGAGAGTTTAGTCATCTCGTCAGCTTTAACCGCCTCACAGACTTGAGGTTCTGGGGTGTAATGACAGTCGGAGGAGTGTTTGGTTTCGCCATCGGCTATGTGACCGGTCTTCAGATCAAGTTCACCAGTCCGCTCTCACACAATGTCTCAGGGACAGCAAAAGCCTGTGCACAGACTGTTATTGCAGTGGTGTACTACGCTTCAAGTAAAAGCATGCTGTGGTGGACCAGTAACATGATGGTTCTCGGTGGCTCATCAGCCTACACTTGGGTCAGAAGTCTTGAAATGAAGGACACTCCCCGTAAAGAACCCCAGGACTCTGACAAGGAAAAACTGCTTCCAGGGGAGAAGGAGAGTGCAGGAGTGTAA